One segment of Carya illinoinensis cultivar Pawnee chromosome 13, C.illinoinensisPawnee_v1, whole genome shotgun sequence DNA contains the following:
- the LOC122291797 gene encoding probable NOT transcription complex subunit VIP2 isoform X3, whose translation MSGLLNSSLNSSASNLPDNTGRTFSSSFSGQSGAASPVFHHSGTLQGLHNIHGSFNVPNIPGTLTSRNSALNNVPSGGVQQPTGGLSSGRFASNNLPVALSQLSHGSSHGHSGVANRGGLGVSPILANAGPRITSSMGNMVGGGNIGRSIGSGVGLSVPGLASRLNLGANSGSGSLNVQGQNRLMSGVLPQGSPQMLSMLGNSYPTGGGPLSQGHVQAVNNLNSMAMLNDVNSNDTPFDINDFPQLTSRPSSAGGPQGQLGSLRKQSLGVSPIVQQNQEFSIQNEDFPALPGFKGGNADYAMDMHQKEQLHDNAVSMMQSQHFSMGRSAGFNLGGTYSSHRQQQQQHAPSVSSGGVSFSSVNNQDLLHLHGSDIFPSSHSSYHSQTSGPPGIGLRPLNSPNTVSGMGSYDQLIQQYQQHQNQSQFRLQQMSAVNQPFRDQGIKPMQPAQSATDQYGLLGLLSVIRMSNPDLTSLALGIDLTTLGLNLNSTENLHKTFGSPWSDEPAKGDPEFTVPQCYYAKQPPALHQSYFSKFTVDTLFYIFYSMPKDEAQLYAANELYLRGWFYHKEHRLWFIRVPNMEPLVKTPTYERGAYHCFDPNTFETIRKDNFVVHYEMLEKRPSLPQH comes from the exons ATGTCGGGATTACTTAAT TCTTCTCTCAACAGTTCAGCTTCAAACCTTCCAGATAATACTGGGCgaactttttcttcttctttctctggtCAGTCTGGTGCGGCCTCCCCTGTTTTTCATCACTCCG GAACACTTCAAGGGCTACACAATATTCATGGGAGCTTTAATGTTCCCAACATTCCCGGTACACTAACATCAAGAAACTCCGCACTAAATAATGTTCCTTCTGGGGGAGTTCAACAACCAACTGGCGGCCTTTCTAGTGGGCGTTTTGCATCAAATAATCTTCCGGTTGCACTTTCCCAG CTATCTCATGGAAGCTCACATGGACATTCAGGGGTCGCAAATAGAGGAG GATTGGGAGTATCCCCAATTTTGGCAAATGCAGGTCCTCGGATTACAAGTTCCATGGGAAACATGGTTGGTGGGGGCAACATTGGGAGGAGTATAGGCTCTGGTGTAGGATTATCTGTTCCTGGTCTTGCCTCTCGGCTAAACTTAGGTGCAAATAGTGGATCTGGAAGTTTGAATGTTCAAGGACAAAATCGATTGATGAGTGGTGTACTTCCACAAG GTTCTCCACAGATGCTTTCTATGCTAGGAAATTCCTATCCCACTGGTGGAGGTCCCCTTTCTCAAGGCCATGTCCAGGCAGTAAACAACTTAAACTCTATGGCAATGTTAAATGATGTGAACTCTAATGATACACCTTTTGACATCAATGACTTCCCTCAGTTGACAAGTCGTCCTAGTTCTGCTGGAGGGCCCCAAGGACAATTGG gtTCGCTACGAAAACAAAGTCTTGGTGTTAGTCCTATTGTTCAACAAAACCAGGAGTTTAGCATTCAAAATGAAGATTTTCCTGCTTTACCTGGATTTAAAG GTGGTAATGCAGATTATGCAATGGATATGCACCAGAAAGAACAACTTCATGACAATGCTGTGTCAATGATGCAATCACAGCACTTCTCT ATGGGGAGGTCTGCTGGATTTAACTTGGGGGGAACGTATTCATCCCATCGtcagcagcaacaacaacatGCTCCGTCAGTCAGTAGCGGTGGTGTCTCTTTTTCATCTGTAAACAATCAGGATCTTCTCCATTTACATGGCTCAGATATTTTCCCATCCTCACATTCGTCTTATCACTCCCAG ACCAGTGGGCCTCCTGGCATTGGACTAAGACCTCTAAATTCTCCAAATACTGTATCTGGTATGGGATCGTATGACCAGCTTATCCAGCAGTATCAACAGCACCAGAACCAGTCTCAGTTTCGGCTGCAACAAATGTCAGCTGTCAATCAGCCATTCCGGGATCAGGGCATTAAACCCATGCAGCCTGCTCAATCTGCTACAGATCAATATGGTTTGCTTGGCTTGTTAAGTGTAATTAGGATGAGCAATCCTGATCTGACATCCCTTGCACTTGGAATTGACCTTACTACACTAGGGTTGAATTTGAATTCAACAGAAAATCTTCACAAAACTTTCGGTTCTCCCTGGTCTGACGAGCCAGCTAAGGGTGATCCAGAGTTTACTGTGCCACAATGTTATTATGCTAAACAACCACCTGCTCTACAT CAAAGTTACTTTTCGAAGTTTACGGTGGAcactttattttacatattttacag CATGCCGAAAGATGAAGCCCAATTATATGCTGCAAATGAACT TTACCTTAGAGGCTGGTTTTATCACAAAGAGCACCGACTATGGTTCATAAGAGTCCCCAACATGGAGCCGCTTGTTAAGACACCTACATATGAGAGAGGAGCTTATCATTGTTTTGATCCGAACACGTTTGAAACAATCCGCAAG GATaattttgttgtccattatgaGATGTTGGAAAAGAGACCGTCACTACCTCAACATTAA
- the LOC122291797 gene encoding probable NOT transcription complex subunit VIP2 isoform X2: MSGLLNSSLNSSASNLPDNTGRTFSSSFSGQSGAASPVFHHSGTLQGLHNIHGSFNVPNIPGTLTSRNSALNNVPSGGVQQPTGGLSSGRFASNNLPVALSQLSHGSSHGHSGVANRGGISVIGNPGFSSSTNGVGGSIPGILPTSGAIGNRNAVPGLGVSPILANAGPRITSSMGNMVGGGNIGRSIGSGVGLSVPGLASRLNLGANSGSGSLNVQGQNRLMSGVLPQGSPQMLSMLGNSYPTGGGPLSQGHVQAVNNLNSMAMLNDVNSNDTPFDINDFPQLTSRPSSAGGPQGQLGGNADYAMDMHQKEQLHDNAVSMMQSQHFSMGRSAGFNLGGTYSSHRQQQQQHAPSVSSGGVSFSSVNNQDLLHLHGSDIFPSSHSSYHSQTSGPPGIGLRPLNSPNTVSGMGSYDQLIQQYQQHQNQSQFRLQQMSAVNQPFRDQGIKPMQPAQSATDQYGLLGLLSVIRMSNPDLTSLALGIDLTTLGLNLNSTENLHKTFGSPWSDEPAKGDPEFTVPQCYYAKQPPALHQSYFSKFTVDTLFYIFYSMPKDEAQLYAANELYLRGWFYHKEHRLWFIRVPNMEPLVKTPTYERGAYHCFDPNTFETIRKDNFVVHYEMLEKRPSLPQH; encoded by the exons ATGTCGGGATTACTTAAT TCTTCTCTCAACAGTTCAGCTTCAAACCTTCCAGATAATACTGGGCgaactttttcttcttctttctctggtCAGTCTGGTGCGGCCTCCCCTGTTTTTCATCACTCCG GAACACTTCAAGGGCTACACAATATTCATGGGAGCTTTAATGTTCCCAACATTCCCGGTACACTAACATCAAGAAACTCCGCACTAAATAATGTTCCTTCTGGGGGAGTTCAACAACCAACTGGCGGCCTTTCTAGTGGGCGTTTTGCATCAAATAATCTTCCGGTTGCACTTTCCCAG CTATCTCATGGAAGCTCACATGGACATTCAGGGGTCGCAAATAGAGGAGGTATAAGTGTTATAGGGAACCCTGGATTTAGTAGTAGCACAAATGGAGTTGGCGGTTCTATTCCTGGAATTCTCCCAACCTCTGGTGCAATTGGTAACCGAAATGCTGTTCCAGGATTGGGAGTATCCCCAATTTTGGCAAATGCAGGTCCTCGGATTACAAGTTCCATGGGAAACATGGTTGGTGGGGGCAACATTGGGAGGAGTATAGGCTCTGGTGTAGGATTATCTGTTCCTGGTCTTGCCTCTCGGCTAAACTTAGGTGCAAATAGTGGATCTGGAAGTTTGAATGTTCAAGGACAAAATCGATTGATGAGTGGTGTACTTCCACAAG GTTCTCCACAGATGCTTTCTATGCTAGGAAATTCCTATCCCACTGGTGGAGGTCCCCTTTCTCAAGGCCATGTCCAGGCAGTAAACAACTTAAACTCTATGGCAATGTTAAATGATGTGAACTCTAATGATACACCTTTTGACATCAATGACTTCCCTCAGTTGACAAGTCGTCCTAGTTCTGCTGGAGGGCCCCAAGGACAATTGG GTGGTAATGCAGATTATGCAATGGATATGCACCAGAAAGAACAACTTCATGACAATGCTGTGTCAATGATGCAATCACAGCACTTCTCT ATGGGGAGGTCTGCTGGATTTAACTTGGGGGGAACGTATTCATCCCATCGtcagcagcaacaacaacatGCTCCGTCAGTCAGTAGCGGTGGTGTCTCTTTTTCATCTGTAAACAATCAGGATCTTCTCCATTTACATGGCTCAGATATTTTCCCATCCTCACATTCGTCTTATCACTCCCAG ACCAGTGGGCCTCCTGGCATTGGACTAAGACCTCTAAATTCTCCAAATACTGTATCTGGTATGGGATCGTATGACCAGCTTATCCAGCAGTATCAACAGCACCAGAACCAGTCTCAGTTTCGGCTGCAACAAATGTCAGCTGTCAATCAGCCATTCCGGGATCAGGGCATTAAACCCATGCAGCCTGCTCAATCTGCTACAGATCAATATGGTTTGCTTGGCTTGTTAAGTGTAATTAGGATGAGCAATCCTGATCTGACATCCCTTGCACTTGGAATTGACCTTACTACACTAGGGTTGAATTTGAATTCAACAGAAAATCTTCACAAAACTTTCGGTTCTCCCTGGTCTGACGAGCCAGCTAAGGGTGATCCAGAGTTTACTGTGCCACAATGTTATTATGCTAAACAACCACCTGCTCTACAT CAAAGTTACTTTTCGAAGTTTACGGTGGAcactttattttacatattttacag CATGCCGAAAGATGAAGCCCAATTATATGCTGCAAATGAACT TTACCTTAGAGGCTGGTTTTATCACAAAGAGCACCGACTATGGTTCATAAGAGTCCCCAACATGGAGCCGCTTGTTAAGACACCTACATATGAGAGAGGAGCTTATCATTGTTTTGATCCGAACACGTTTGAAACAATCCGCAAG GATaattttgttgtccattatgaGATGTTGGAAAAGAGACCGTCACTACCTCAACATTAA
- the LOC122291797 gene encoding probable NOT transcription complex subunit VIP2 isoform X1 produces MSGLLNSSLNSSASNLPDNTGRTFSSSFSGQSGAASPVFHHSGTLQGLHNIHGSFNVPNIPGTLTSRNSALNNVPSGGVQQPTGGLSSGRFASNNLPVALSQLSHGSSHGHSGVANRGGISVIGNPGFSSSTNGVGGSIPGILPTSGAIGNRNAVPGLGVSPILANAGPRITSSMGNMVGGGNIGRSIGSGVGLSVPGLASRLNLGANSGSGSLNVQGQNRLMSGVLPQGSPQMLSMLGNSYPTGGGPLSQGHVQAVNNLNSMAMLNDVNSNDTPFDINDFPQLTSRPSSAGGPQGQLGSLRKQSLGVSPIVQQNQEFSIQNEDFPALPGFKGGNADYAMDMHQKEQLHDNAVSMMQSQHFSMGRSAGFNLGGTYSSHRQQQQQHAPSVSSGGVSFSSVNNQDLLHLHGSDIFPSSHSSYHSQTSGPPGIGLRPLNSPNTVSGMGSYDQLIQQYQQHQNQSQFRLQQMSAVNQPFRDQGIKPMQPAQSATDQYGLLGLLSVIRMSNPDLTSLALGIDLTTLGLNLNSTENLHKTFGSPWSDEPAKGDPEFTVPQCYYAKQPPALHQSYFSKFTVDTLFYIFYSMPKDEAQLYAANELYLRGWFYHKEHRLWFIRVPNMEPLVKTPTYERGAYHCFDPNTFETIRKDNFVVHYEMLEKRPSLPQH; encoded by the exons ATGTCGGGATTACTTAAT TCTTCTCTCAACAGTTCAGCTTCAAACCTTCCAGATAATACTGGGCgaactttttcttcttctttctctggtCAGTCTGGTGCGGCCTCCCCTGTTTTTCATCACTCCG GAACACTTCAAGGGCTACACAATATTCATGGGAGCTTTAATGTTCCCAACATTCCCGGTACACTAACATCAAGAAACTCCGCACTAAATAATGTTCCTTCTGGGGGAGTTCAACAACCAACTGGCGGCCTTTCTAGTGGGCGTTTTGCATCAAATAATCTTCCGGTTGCACTTTCCCAG CTATCTCATGGAAGCTCACATGGACATTCAGGGGTCGCAAATAGAGGAGGTATAAGTGTTATAGGGAACCCTGGATTTAGTAGTAGCACAAATGGAGTTGGCGGTTCTATTCCTGGAATTCTCCCAACCTCTGGTGCAATTGGTAACCGAAATGCTGTTCCAGGATTGGGAGTATCCCCAATTTTGGCAAATGCAGGTCCTCGGATTACAAGTTCCATGGGAAACATGGTTGGTGGGGGCAACATTGGGAGGAGTATAGGCTCTGGTGTAGGATTATCTGTTCCTGGTCTTGCCTCTCGGCTAAACTTAGGTGCAAATAGTGGATCTGGAAGTTTGAATGTTCAAGGACAAAATCGATTGATGAGTGGTGTACTTCCACAAG GTTCTCCACAGATGCTTTCTATGCTAGGAAATTCCTATCCCACTGGTGGAGGTCCCCTTTCTCAAGGCCATGTCCAGGCAGTAAACAACTTAAACTCTATGGCAATGTTAAATGATGTGAACTCTAATGATACACCTTTTGACATCAATGACTTCCCTCAGTTGACAAGTCGTCCTAGTTCTGCTGGAGGGCCCCAAGGACAATTGG gtTCGCTACGAAAACAAAGTCTTGGTGTTAGTCCTATTGTTCAACAAAACCAGGAGTTTAGCATTCAAAATGAAGATTTTCCTGCTTTACCTGGATTTAAAG GTGGTAATGCAGATTATGCAATGGATATGCACCAGAAAGAACAACTTCATGACAATGCTGTGTCAATGATGCAATCACAGCACTTCTCT ATGGGGAGGTCTGCTGGATTTAACTTGGGGGGAACGTATTCATCCCATCGtcagcagcaacaacaacatGCTCCGTCAGTCAGTAGCGGTGGTGTCTCTTTTTCATCTGTAAACAATCAGGATCTTCTCCATTTACATGGCTCAGATATTTTCCCATCCTCACATTCGTCTTATCACTCCCAG ACCAGTGGGCCTCCTGGCATTGGACTAAGACCTCTAAATTCTCCAAATACTGTATCTGGTATGGGATCGTATGACCAGCTTATCCAGCAGTATCAACAGCACCAGAACCAGTCTCAGTTTCGGCTGCAACAAATGTCAGCTGTCAATCAGCCATTCCGGGATCAGGGCATTAAACCCATGCAGCCTGCTCAATCTGCTACAGATCAATATGGTTTGCTTGGCTTGTTAAGTGTAATTAGGATGAGCAATCCTGATCTGACATCCCTTGCACTTGGAATTGACCTTACTACACTAGGGTTGAATTTGAATTCAACAGAAAATCTTCACAAAACTTTCGGTTCTCCCTGGTCTGACGAGCCAGCTAAGGGTGATCCAGAGTTTACTGTGCCACAATGTTATTATGCTAAACAACCACCTGCTCTACAT CAAAGTTACTTTTCGAAGTTTACGGTGGAcactttattttacatattttacag CATGCCGAAAGATGAAGCCCAATTATATGCTGCAAATGAACT TTACCTTAGAGGCTGGTTTTATCACAAAGAGCACCGACTATGGTTCATAAGAGTCCCCAACATGGAGCCGCTTGTTAAGACACCTACATATGAGAGAGGAGCTTATCATTGTTTTGATCCGAACACGTTTGAAACAATCCGCAAG GATaattttgttgtccattatgaGATGTTGGAAAAGAGACCGTCACTACCTCAACATTAA